The proteins below are encoded in one region of Brevundimonas fontaquae:
- a CDS encoding rhamnogalacturonan lyase — protein sequence MASGFANAELPRPERLDRSVVATLNSGRGMLVQWRLMETDSSDARFDVFKNGVRVARTGAGEATNWHDVTGDLRARYAVRRVGDPNASDALNLPSGYLTIPLDRPDGGVTPDGVTYEYEANDGTVGDLDGDGRYEIILKWQPTNAKDNAFAGFTGPTLIDAYTLDGRRLWRIDLGRNIRSGAHYTQMVVQDFDGDGRAEVALKTADGTIDGAGRVIGDAKADWREDGGEIPSHDRTGAERKPDGSLAAGLVGRILSGPEFITVFDGRTGAALASAPYVPSRGRTGDQATSEEMAALWGDGYGNRSERYLGGAAYLDGRLPSIVMARGYYGRTVVAAWDWRDGRLGQRWVFDSDTAPEGYAGQGNHQFSVADVDGDGRQEIIYGAMALNDDGTALWTTRLGHGDAMHVGDLDPTRPGLEKFGVHENVVGNGGIGSAMVDARTGEVLWLTPGQQDVGRGVAIDIDPRYPGAEVWASNSNDLYSADGRVISPTRPQQMNFGIWWDGDALRELLDGTRIFKWDWENQRSVPLLSAEGAASNNGTKANPVLVADILGDWREEVIWRTADNSALRIYVTPHPTAIRHVTLMHDAQYRSQVSGQNSAYNQPSHPSFAFETAQPAESGH from the coding sequence ATGGCCTCTGGGTTCGCCAACGCCGAGTTGCCGCGTCCGGAGCGGCTGGATCGGTCCGTGGTGGCTACGCTGAATTCCGGCAGAGGCATGTTGGTGCAGTGGCGGCTTATGGAGACGGACTCTTCAGACGCCCGCTTCGACGTGTTCAAGAATGGCGTGAGAGTCGCCCGGACAGGCGCAGGGGAAGCGACGAACTGGCACGACGTGACCGGAGATCTGCGGGCGCGCTATGCCGTGCGCCGCGTGGGCGACCCAAATGCGTCGGACGCGCTGAACCTACCTTCCGGCTATCTCACAATCCCGCTGGATCGCCCCGATGGCGGCGTTACGCCCGACGGGGTGACCTATGAATATGAGGCCAACGACGGGACGGTCGGCGATCTGGATGGCGACGGGCGCTACGAAATCATCCTGAAATGGCAGCCGACCAACGCCAAGGACAACGCCTTCGCCGGCTTCACCGGCCCCACGCTGATCGACGCCTATACGCTGGATGGACGGCGGCTGTGGCGCATCGACTTGGGCCGCAACATTCGTTCGGGCGCCCACTACACCCAGATGGTCGTGCAGGACTTCGACGGCGATGGACGGGCCGAGGTCGCACTGAAAACCGCGGACGGCACGATCGACGGCGCCGGTCGGGTGATCGGCGACGCCAAAGCCGACTGGCGCGAAGACGGCGGCGAAATCCCCAGCCATGACCGCACGGGCGCCGAGCGCAAACCGGACGGAAGCCTGGCGGCCGGTCTGGTCGGCCGCATCCTGTCTGGGCCGGAGTTCATAACCGTCTTCGACGGCCGCACCGGCGCGGCCTTGGCCAGCGCGCCCTATGTCCCCTCGCGCGGTCGGACGGGGGATCAAGCGACATCGGAAGAGATGGCGGCCCTCTGGGGCGACGGCTATGGCAATCGGTCCGAGCGGTATCTGGGCGGCGCCGCCTATCTGGACGGGCGTCTGCCCAGCATCGTCATGGCGCGCGGCTATTACGGGCGCACTGTGGTCGCCGCCTGGGACTGGCGCGACGGACGGCTGGGCCAGCGTTGGGTGTTCGACAGCGACACAGCGCCCGAAGGCTACGCCGGTCAGGGCAATCACCAGTTCAGCGTCGCCGACGTGGACGGCGACGGCCGCCAGGAAATCATTTACGGCGCGATGGCGCTGAACGACGACGGAACGGCGCTGTGGACCACGCGGCTGGGTCACGGCGACGCCATGCACGTCGGCGACCTGGACCCGACCCGGCCGGGGCTCGAGAAGTTCGGGGTGCATGAAAACGTCGTCGGCAATGGCGGCATCGGGTCGGCTATGGTCGACGCCCGCACCGGCGAAGTCCTGTGGCTCACGCCCGGACAGCAGGATGTCGGGCGCGGCGTCGCCATCGACATCGATCCCCGCTATCCGGGGGCCGAGGTCTGGGCGTCGAACAGCAACGACCTGTATTCGGCGGACGGCCGGGTCATCTCTCCCACCCGCCCGCAGCAGATGAACTTCGGCATCTGGTGGGACGGCGACGCCTTGCGCGAACTGCTGGACGGCACGCGGATCTTCAAATGGGACTGGGAAAACCAGCGGTCCGTCCCCCTTCTGAGCGCCGAGGGCGCTGCCTCCAACAACGGCACCAAGGCCAATCCGGTTCTGGTCGCCGACATCCTGGGCGACTGGCGTGAAGAGGTGATCTGGCGCACGGCCGATAACTCGGCGCTGCGCATCTATGTGACCCCGCATCCGACCGCCATCCGCCACGTCACTCTGATGCACGATGCGCAATATCGGTCACAGGTGTCGGGGCAGAACTCGGCCTATAACCAGCCCTCGCACCCC
- a CDS encoding fatty acid desaturase, with translation MSAVTPMSRVVPNQALIGLTLAGLIAAAWLSLHVYGVYFHRWTIWSVLTVPLIVAVQTWLSVGLFIVAHDAMHGSLAPGRPRLNKAIGSLALALYAGFRFAPLKTAHHAHHAGPGTADDPDFHADAPRAFLPWFYGFFRTYFGWRELAVLTVLVAVAVLILGARMPNLLVFWAAPALLSALQLFTFGTWLPHRHTDEAFPDHHNARTSPFGPVLSLLTCFHFGRHHEHHLTPWKPWWSLFS, from the coding sequence ATGTCCGCCGTCACGCCAATGTCACGGGTCGTCCCGAACCAGGCCCTGATCGGTCTGACGCTGGCTGGCCTGATCGCGGCGGCCTGGCTGAGCCTGCATGTCTACGGCGTCTATTTTCATCGCTGGACGATCTGGAGCGTCCTGACCGTTCCGCTGATCGTCGCCGTTCAGACCTGGCTGTCCGTGGGCCTGTTCATCGTCGCCCACGACGCCATGCACGGCTCGCTGGCGCCGGGACGCCCACGGCTGAACAAGGCGATCGGCAGCCTGGCGCTGGCCCTCTACGCCGGTTTTCGGTTCGCGCCGTTGAAGACAGCACACCACGCCCATCACGCGGGCCCCGGCACGGCGGACGACCCCGACTTTCACGCCGACGCCCCCCGCGCCTTCCTGCCGTGGTTCTACGGTTTTTTCCGCACCTATTTCGGCTGGCGAGAATTGGCCGTTCTGACGGTGCTCGTGGCCGTCGCTGTGCTGATCCTCGGCGCCCGCATGCCCAATCTTCTGGTCTTCTGGGCTGCGCCCGCCCTGCTCTCAGCGCTACAGCTGTTCACCTTCGGAACCTGGCTGCCTCACAGGCATACGGACGAAGCCTTCCCCGACCACCACAACGCCCGCACCAGCCCCTTCGGCCCGGTCCTGTCGTTGCTGACTTGCTTCCACTTCGGCCGTCACCACGAACATCATCTGACCCCTTGGAAGCCCTGGTGGAGCCTGTTCAGCTAG
- the crtY gene encoding lycopene beta-cyclase CrtY has protein sequence MQVDASDTSAPDLLLVGGGLANGLLALRLSQLRPDLDLRIVEAAQTLGGVHTWSFFDSDLTQAQRDWIAPLVVHRWPGYSVRFPQFERALSTPYCSVTAERFAAVVEAALPGRVILGAPVASVSPTEAVLTDGRRLSAKAVIDGRGPTATPDLALGFQKFVGLEVRLAAPHGLTTPIVMDACVDQAGGYRFLYTLPFDNRTLLIEDTRYTDGDALDREAFRQGVLDYARGQGWTIDTVLREEDGVLPVALDGNIGAHLSRMGPTALSGLRAGLFHPTTGYSLPDAVRLADRLARDFEPATVAEDIRRHAHHVWAGRGFYRLLNRMLFRAARPDERYKVLERFYCLPQPLVERFYSAGSTLADKARILSGKPPVPIGAALTCMVERGRA, from the coding sequence ATGCAGGTCGACGCCTCTGACACTTCCGCGCCGGACCTTTTGCTGGTCGGCGGCGGCCTGGCCAATGGCCTGCTGGCGCTGCGGCTGTCGCAGCTGCGGCCCGATCTGGACTTGCGAATCGTCGAGGCGGCGCAGACCCTGGGCGGGGTCCACACCTGGTCCTTCTTCGACAGCGACCTGACGCAGGCGCAGCGCGACTGGATCGCGCCCTTGGTCGTGCATCGCTGGCCAGGATACAGCGTCCGTTTTCCCCAGTTCGAGCGCGCGCTGTCGACCCCCTATTGCAGCGTCACGGCCGAACGGTTCGCGGCGGTGGTCGAGGCGGCTTTGCCCGGAAGGGTCATACTGGGTGCGCCGGTCGCTTCGGTGTCGCCGACCGAAGCGGTGCTGACTGATGGACGGCGTCTGAGCGCCAAGGCGGTGATCGATGGGCGCGGGCCGACCGCGACGCCGGATCTGGCGCTGGGTTTTCAGAAGTTCGTCGGGCTGGAGGTGCGGCTGGCGGCGCCGCACGGTCTGACCACCCCCATCGTCATGGACGCCTGCGTCGATCAGGCCGGGGGCTATCGGTTTCTCTACACCCTGCCGTTCGATAATCGTACGCTGCTGATCGAGGATACGCGCTATACCGACGGCGATGCGCTGGATCGCGAGGCGTTCCGTCAGGGCGTGCTGGATTATGCGCGCGGGCAGGGCTGGACGATCGACACGGTGCTGCGCGAGGAGGACGGCGTCCTGCCCGTGGCGCTTGATGGGAACATCGGCGCGCATTTGTCGCGGATGGGGCCGACGGCGCTCAGCGGTCTGCGCGCCGGGCTGTTTCACCCGACCACCGGCTATTCCCTGCCGGACGCCGTGCGCCTTGCCGACCGGTTGGCGCGGGATTTCGAGCCGGCGACGGTCGCCGAGGACATCCGCCGCCACGCGCATCACGTATGGGCCGGACGAGGCTTTTATCGGTTGTTGAACCGGATGCTATTCCGTGCGGCACGGCCCGATGAGCGATACAAGGTGCTGGAGCGGTTTTATTGTCTGCCCCAGCCTTTGGTCGAACGCTTCTACTCTGCGGGATCGACCCTCGCCGACAAGGCGCGGATCCTGAGCGGAAAACCCCCGGTGCCGATCGGCGCCGCACTGACCTGTATGGTCGAAAGAGGACGTGCGTGA